The DNA window ATCAAGTTCAAGCTTAAAACCAAATACACAACTAATTAGAAAGCAATTGTTagaatacaaaatacattttatattaacaattaatattgaatCAAGTACGCATAACAGCTGGCAATATATATCTGATGATCTGCGTCAAGCTTTATTAGGCCTTTGTCTTTAGGCTATCTGCTAACTTTACTCAGGGTTCAACTATTGCCAAttctattttcatttatttgcgttatgcaaatatttgtgaaatttTGGTAAAAACATCTATTGTCTAAACCATCCACATGCGCAAAcactgagcgagagagcgagagagagagagagagagaaagagagtaatttatatgcaagatAATGTAATGTCTCGCCAATTCCCTTTATCTCTGTTTATTGTGAAACCTTTGGctgagcaaataaacaaaactcagagcaaataaacaaacttgcacataaaaataaaaaccaaaacataagcaacaaaatatttaaacagagCGTATACTAAGACGCCATCAGACTAACATAAACATAAGAACTTGCCTTGGCAGCTTAAGGGCTTACACAAAGATTttagtaataattaaatgtaataaatatagtaACAATGACCTTAGCATTAAGCTCATAGCTAGACAAGTCAAAGTCATGAAGCTTCTGCAGcattaaacataataaaaaaataaactgaaaaatAGAATAGTACAAATATTACATTGCaagcttaatttcaaatatttgtaataaattcttataaatttgATGGCTTTCTAAGCATTTTTCATACAATActtacgtatacttaatatacaataatgtacaatttttcttttagaCTCAAcattaaaaagaataaataaatataatatatatagatttatttttgctctATTAAaagagtttaatttaaaatcaataagtatacttaatttaatgaatGCCGACAtgagttatataaataaattgatattttaataggcaatgagcagcaaattgagAGTTGCTCTTAGAATTTTACTTAGTTTAATGCTCAATTTAATGCTAtgctatatttatacataagagattttaaatgttgagcaattaattaaaaatatttgattaagcATACTTTTGTAGCTCGctaagttaaaataaataaatatattataataaatgctgcaactacaggccaaaaattattattataaattggtCCCAATGCACTTGCACAAAGTCTCACATGCTACGTGGGTCGAAGATGACTTAAAAGGCAACACCCCCAAGACCTGTCAACTAGGTTTATAACCTAGCCATTCTTATATCTTCATTAtagtatattttgtttgtagtaTATTACTGGCtattaagtttttataatttagtaaaatatatttaggtaaagttgccacataggtaatagcaaactaatttaacagcaaaatgcaCATCTgtataaattggaattttataattttataaaaaaaaaatatatatatatataataaatcattttgaaGCCAAGACAATACACGAACTCATATTGCCGTACATACTTTTAggaatttattgcaaatgaGCTTAAATTCAAAGTATGTTACGTTATTTTTTGAAACATAGCTAAGGCTAGAAAATGTTAGCAAGCTACTAGGCGTACCAAAATCATTCTCATCTTAACAGGGCAATAAATGCGCAGCTTAATTCATTTAGGTATGTGCTTTTTATTCGAAATTATATACAACAGTATATGGCTGATTGATCTAGACAGATAGATCGTAGACCTCGGCGACCTTGCAGAGACCCGGATAGTTGACATTCTTGCCCGTTTTGCAGCCACTGGCGGTGGTGCCGCGCTTGTAGACTGGCTTGTTCACCCTGTTCATGTGCGCATAGTAGCAGTTCATGAGGAAGTTGTTGGTGCCATCGGGGGACTGGTATCTGGCAATGGCGCAGCCAACGGCCCAGGTGTACTCCTGGACCATGGTGGTGAAGTCGCTCATTTTGCTAAAATGATaaatgagtgagtgagtgggcGCAATTGTTAATGGAGCTACTCGTAAACTTACTTGCCGCCCCAGCTGGCTGGATAGCTATTGATGACAATCTGGTTGGCGTGCTGGTGCTGATTCCACCAGCCATTGATGACAGTGCTGATGAGCTCCGAGTTGGTGCGACTGGTGCGCAGACCGCTGTACTGAATCAGGCGCAAGTTCTGTCCGCTGTACTTGAACTTGCTGGTGCTGTGGCAAGGATCTTCGGCCAGCTTGCACTGCTTCACATTGTACTCGGCCAGCGTGGCCAGGTCGGGGCTCCAGCGCACGGTGGCCATGCGCTCGGCAGGACGATAGCGCGACATTTCACCCAGAGCGATCTGATTGCGTTTCGTATTGTGCATTGGTAATAATTTGCGATCTCAGATCAGCGTTCATGTTGACCATAAAGGGCGACGGATTATTGCTCACAGGGACAGTCCTCAGACCAGCTctacagcaaaaaacaaaaaaaaacacacacacacaataaaaatattaatgcttGGTTACTTTGCTGGCCAACTGCTTACCCCATCATGGTCACAGGCAATATGCGTGCCCGTTTGGCAGACGGCGGGCGAACAGTAGTTCATATTGCCCAAAGCCACGGAGAGCAGGCAGAACGCTAAAGCAAGTCGCAACATTATTCAGTAAATTTTTTGAACTGCCGTTACTCTGGCGCATCCACGTTTATATAGCAATTAGAGCCGACAACATTATTTAGACTTCCATTGTGCTgcttattaaacaacaaaaaataatgtcCAACAGTTTATTTGCACGGAACACATGccaaattttttgcaaaaataatataaaagaaatgatataaaaaaaattccaacCAACTgtgtttgcaaacaaatttaaagttcaGATTTAGTTAGCTATATTTAGGTATGAGCAATTATCGCTGCTTGCGTATCCTTAATATCAATTCctttttacttaaaaaaatgctgcttagttttaaattatttgtgcataattttcaaatattatgcattttttcagcattaaataaattaataaatatacattctTTGAAACGTTCAACTTATAATatttacgtatacttaatattgcataaatttgcattgcgtGTTGTCagtcttaaataaataataaataaatacacatttaGTTACTTTccaaaactttttcttttaaaatttgtacgtatacttaattttcaATAGCTCTAAGTGcttgttaacaataaaagaataaatatatacaatttgttttctctttaaaaaactttagtaattatttaaaagagaATTAAGCAGAACTTGttgccaaatttatttttaactatcacaaaaaaaaaacctaatGCCAGctgtataaacaaaatcatCTCCAGCGGCCTAAGCCAAGTGCTGAGACACTAGAGAAGTTTACACAAGTTGAGCTTGAACTGTCTTTTGCAACTGTTCCAAGTATATGCGATTGTTATTTATGTtcagtgtttttttttattcaattcaaatgtttaaacatTGTAGATCTCAGCGAATTTGCAGAGACCATCAAAGTTGACATTGGTGCCCAACTGGCACTGGCTGCCAACAACGCCGGCGGCATAAACGCGCTGTCCAGCGACATTCGAGACGGCATAGTTGCAGGCCAGCAGGAAGTTGTTGAGCCCATCCGTGACGAAGCGCGAGGCAGCACAGCCGACAGCAATGTTCGCCTGCTGCGCCATCAAGGCAAAGTGTCTGATGGGACTAAAGCAAATGGGATTGagcaaataaactaaatgaTTTGATATGCTAATGTAACTTACGAGCCTGTCCAGCTGGCTGGATAGCTATTGATGACAGCCATGTTGGCGTTCTCATGCTCAAACCACCAGGTGTTGATGGCGCGTGTGATGAGCATCTCATTTGTGCGCTCAGTCCATGGACCCTCGTAGGTGAAGTGGAACAGATTCTGGCCGCTGTTTCTGAAGTTCACAGTATTGTGGCAAGCATCCTCCTTGGC is part of the Drosophila busckii strain San Diego stock center, stock number 13000-0081.31 chromosome X, ASM1175060v1, whole genome shotgun sequence genome and encodes:
- the LOC108606087 gene encoding antigen 5 like allergen Cul n 1, producing the protein MHNTKRNQIALGEMSRYRPAERMATVRWSPDLATLAEYNVKQCKLAEDPCHSTSKFKYSGQNLRLIQYSGLRTSRTNSELISTVINGWWNQHQHANQIVINSYPASWGGNKMSDFTTMVQEYTWAVGCAIARYQSPDGTNNFLMNCYYAHMNRVNKPVYKRGTTASGCKTGKNVNYPGLCKVAEVYDLSV
- the LOC108605330 gene encoding antigen 5 like allergen Cul n 1-like, yielding MFKLTLALIAVSLAALVDAQNYCNPNLCGQLKHIGCNHNGGWSAACPASPAPFIIQMNDTLSTHIVRMHNIRRDRLARGLITGYSTARRMGTMRWNAELASLARLNVLQCQAKEDACHNTVNFRNSGQNLFHFTYEGPWTERTNEMLITRAINTWWFEHENANMAVINSYPASWTGSPIRHFALMAQQANIAVGCAASRFVTDGLNNFLLACNYAVSNVAGQRVYAAGVVGSQCQLGTNVNFDGLCKFAEIYNV